In Vicugna pacos chromosome 10, VicPac4, whole genome shotgun sequence, the following proteins share a genomic window:
- the FADS3 gene encoding fatty acid desaturase 3 isoform X1, translated as MGGVGEPGRGPAQPRAPLPTFRWEQIRPHNLPGDKWLVIERRVYDISRWAQRHPGGSRLIGHHGAEDATDAFHAFHQDLSFVRKFLQPLLIGELAPEEPSQDGPQNAQLVEDFRALRQAVKDMKMFEAKPAFFALLLGHILAMEVLAWLTIYLLGPGWVPSTIAALILVISQAQSWYLQHDLGHMSVFRKSQWNHVAQQFVMGQLKGFSAHWWNFRHFRHHAKPNIFYKDPDVTVAPVFLLGELSIEYGKKKRRYLPYNCQHLYFFLIGPPLLVLVNFEVENLAYVLMYMRWTAQSGVRTCPPEAHQAEGWMTLVPPPGYLESSALLHPPLQDLLWAASFYARFFLSYIPFYGVPGALLLFVAVRVLESHWFVWITQMNHIPKEIGHEKHRDWASSQLAATCNVEHSLFIDWFSGHLNFQIEHHLFPTMPRHNYHRVAPLVKALCTKHGLSYEVKPFLTALVDIIRSLKKSGDIWLEAYLHQ; from the exons ATGGGTGGCGTCGGGGAGCCCGGCCGGGGACCCGCGCAGCCGAGGGCGCCTCTGCCCACCTTCCGCTGGGAGCAGATCCGCCCGCACAACCTGCCGGGCGACAAGTGGCTGGTCATCGAGCGTCGCGTCTACGACATCAGCCGCTGGGCACAGCGGCACCCCGGGGGCAGCCGCCTCATCGGCCACCACGGCGCTGAGGACGCCACG GACGCCTTCCACGCCTTTCACCAGGACCTCAGTTTCGTGCGCAAGTTTCTGCAGCCCCTGCTGATTGGAGAGCTGGCCCCGGAGGAGCCCAGCCAGGACGGACCCCAGAAT GCCCAGCTTGTCGAGGACTTCCGAGCCCTGCGCCAGGCTGTCAAGGACATGAAGATGTTTGAGGCCAAGCCCGCCTTCTTCGCTCTCCTGCTGGGCCACATCCTGGCCATGGAGGTGCTCGCCTGGCTCACCATCTACCTCCTTGGCCCCGGCTGGGTGCCTAGCACCATCGCTGCCCTCATCCTGGTCATCTCCCAG gccCAGAGCTGGTATCTGCAGCACGACCTGGGCCACATGTCTGtcttcaggaagtcccagtggaacCATGTGGCCCAGCAGTTTGTGATGGGGCAGCTGAAG ggcttCTCTGCACACTGGTGGAACTTCCGCCACTTCCGGCACCACGCCAAGCCCAACATCTTCTACAAGGACCCAGATGTGACCGTGGCGCCTGTCTTCCTGCTGGGGGAGTTGTCCATCGAG TATGGCAAGAAGAAGCGCAGATACCTACCCTACAACTGCCAGCACCTGTACTTCTTCCTGA TTGGCCCACCGCTGCTCGTTCTGGTGAACTTTGAAGTGGAAAATCTGGCGTATGTGCTGATGTACATGCGGTGGACG GCCCAGAGTGGAGTGAGGACATGTCCACCCGAGGCACATCAAGCAGAAGGCTGGATGACCCTGGTTCCCCCTCCTGGCTACCTCGAgtcctctgccctcctccaccctcctctgCAGGACTTGCTCTGGGCGGCCAGCTTCTACGCTCGCTTCTTCCTGTCTTACATCCCCTTCTACGGTGTTCCTGGGGCGCTGCTCCTCTTCGTGGCTGTCAG GGTCCTGGAGAGCCACTGGTTCGTGTGGATCACACAGATGAACCACATCCCCAAGGAGATCGGCCACGAGAAGCACCGGGACTGGGCCAGCTCTCAg CTGGCGGCCACCTGCAACGTGGAGCACTCACTCTTCATTGACTGGTTCAGCGGACACCTCAACTTCCAGATCGAGCACCA CCTCTTCCCCACAATGCCGAGGCACAACTATCACAGGGTGGCCCCACTGGTCAAGGCTCTGTGCACCAAGCACGGCCTCAGCTACGAGGTGAAGCCCTTCCTCACCGCCCTGGTGGACATCATCAG gtcccTGAAGAAGTCTGGCGACATCTGGCTGGAAGCCTACCTCCACCAGTGA
- the FADS3 gene encoding fatty acid desaturase 3 isoform X3, whose protein sequence is MGGVGEPGRGPAQPRAPLPTFRWEQIRPHNLPGDKWLVIERRVYDISRWAQRHPGGSRLIGHHGAEDATDAFHAFHQDLSFVRKFLQPLLIGELAPEEPSQDGPQNAQLVEDFRALRQAVKDMKMFEAKPAFFALLLGHILAMEAQSWYLQHDLGHMSVFRKSQWNHVAQQFVMGQLKGFSAHWWNFRHFRHHAKPNIFYKDPDVTVAPVFLLGELSIEYGKKKRRYLPYNCQHLYFFLIGPPLLVLVNFEVENLAYVLMYMRWTDLLWAASFYARFFLSYIPFYGVPGALLLFVAVRVLESHWFVWITQMNHIPKEIGHEKHRDWASSQLAATCNVEHSLFIDWFSGHLNFQIEHHLFPTMPRHNYHRVAPLVKALCTKHGLSYEVKPFLTALVDIIRSLKKSGDIWLEAYLHQ, encoded by the exons ATGGGTGGCGTCGGGGAGCCCGGCCGGGGACCCGCGCAGCCGAGGGCGCCTCTGCCCACCTTCCGCTGGGAGCAGATCCGCCCGCACAACCTGCCGGGCGACAAGTGGCTGGTCATCGAGCGTCGCGTCTACGACATCAGCCGCTGGGCACAGCGGCACCCCGGGGGCAGCCGCCTCATCGGCCACCACGGCGCTGAGGACGCCACG GACGCCTTCCACGCCTTTCACCAGGACCTCAGTTTCGTGCGCAAGTTTCTGCAGCCCCTGCTGATTGGAGAGCTGGCCCCGGAGGAGCCCAGCCAGGACGGACCCCAGAAT GCCCAGCTTGTCGAGGACTTCCGAGCCCTGCGCCAGGCTGTCAAGGACATGAAGATGTTTGAGGCCAAGCCCGCCTTCTTCGCTCTCCTGCTGGGCCACATCCTGGCCATGGAG gccCAGAGCTGGTATCTGCAGCACGACCTGGGCCACATGTCTGtcttcaggaagtcccagtggaacCATGTGGCCCAGCAGTTTGTGATGGGGCAGCTGAAG ggcttCTCTGCACACTGGTGGAACTTCCGCCACTTCCGGCACCACGCCAAGCCCAACATCTTCTACAAGGACCCAGATGTGACCGTGGCGCCTGTCTTCCTGCTGGGGGAGTTGTCCATCGAG TATGGCAAGAAGAAGCGCAGATACCTACCCTACAACTGCCAGCACCTGTACTTCTTCCTGA TTGGCCCACCGCTGCTCGTTCTGGTGAACTTTGAAGTGGAAAATCTGGCGTATGTGCTGATGTACATGCGGTGGACG GACTTGCTCTGGGCGGCCAGCTTCTACGCTCGCTTCTTCCTGTCTTACATCCCCTTCTACGGTGTTCCTGGGGCGCTGCTCCTCTTCGTGGCTGTCAG GGTCCTGGAGAGCCACTGGTTCGTGTGGATCACACAGATGAACCACATCCCCAAGGAGATCGGCCACGAGAAGCACCGGGACTGGGCCAGCTCTCAg CTGGCGGCCACCTGCAACGTGGAGCACTCACTCTTCATTGACTGGTTCAGCGGACACCTCAACTTCCAGATCGAGCACCA CCTCTTCCCCACAATGCCGAGGCACAACTATCACAGGGTGGCCCCACTGGTCAAGGCTCTGTGCACCAAGCACGGCCTCAGCTACGAGGTGAAGCCCTTCCTCACCGCCCTGGTGGACATCATCAG gtcccTGAAGAAGTCTGGCGACATCTGGCTGGAAGCCTACCTCCACCAGTGA
- the FADS3 gene encoding fatty acid desaturase 3 isoform X2 encodes MGGVGEPGRGPAQPRAPLPTFRWEQIRPHNLPGDKWLVIERRVYDISRWAQRHPGGSRLIGHHGAEDATDAFHAFHQDLSFVRKFLQPLLIGELAPEEPSQDGPQNAQLVEDFRALRQAVKDMKMFEAKPAFFALLLGHILAMEVLAWLTIYLLGPGWVPSTIAALILVISQAQSWYLQHDLGHMSVFRKSQWNHVAQQFVMGQLKGFSAHWWNFRHFRHHAKPNIFYKDPDVTVAPVFLLGELSIEYGKKKRRYLPYNCQHLYFFLIGPPLLVLVNFEVENLAYVLMYMRWTDLLWAASFYARFFLSYIPFYGVPGALLLFVAVRVLESHWFVWITQMNHIPKEIGHEKHRDWASSQLAATCNVEHSLFIDWFSGHLNFQIEHHLFPTMPRHNYHRVAPLVKALCTKHGLSYEVKPFLTALVDIIRSLKKSGDIWLEAYLHQ; translated from the exons ATGGGTGGCGTCGGGGAGCCCGGCCGGGGACCCGCGCAGCCGAGGGCGCCTCTGCCCACCTTCCGCTGGGAGCAGATCCGCCCGCACAACCTGCCGGGCGACAAGTGGCTGGTCATCGAGCGTCGCGTCTACGACATCAGCCGCTGGGCACAGCGGCACCCCGGGGGCAGCCGCCTCATCGGCCACCACGGCGCTGAGGACGCCACG GACGCCTTCCACGCCTTTCACCAGGACCTCAGTTTCGTGCGCAAGTTTCTGCAGCCCCTGCTGATTGGAGAGCTGGCCCCGGAGGAGCCCAGCCAGGACGGACCCCAGAAT GCCCAGCTTGTCGAGGACTTCCGAGCCCTGCGCCAGGCTGTCAAGGACATGAAGATGTTTGAGGCCAAGCCCGCCTTCTTCGCTCTCCTGCTGGGCCACATCCTGGCCATGGAGGTGCTCGCCTGGCTCACCATCTACCTCCTTGGCCCCGGCTGGGTGCCTAGCACCATCGCTGCCCTCATCCTGGTCATCTCCCAG gccCAGAGCTGGTATCTGCAGCACGACCTGGGCCACATGTCTGtcttcaggaagtcccagtggaacCATGTGGCCCAGCAGTTTGTGATGGGGCAGCTGAAG ggcttCTCTGCACACTGGTGGAACTTCCGCCACTTCCGGCACCACGCCAAGCCCAACATCTTCTACAAGGACCCAGATGTGACCGTGGCGCCTGTCTTCCTGCTGGGGGAGTTGTCCATCGAG TATGGCAAGAAGAAGCGCAGATACCTACCCTACAACTGCCAGCACCTGTACTTCTTCCTGA TTGGCCCACCGCTGCTCGTTCTGGTGAACTTTGAAGTGGAAAATCTGGCGTATGTGCTGATGTACATGCGGTGGACG GACTTGCTCTGGGCGGCCAGCTTCTACGCTCGCTTCTTCCTGTCTTACATCCCCTTCTACGGTGTTCCTGGGGCGCTGCTCCTCTTCGTGGCTGTCAG GGTCCTGGAGAGCCACTGGTTCGTGTGGATCACACAGATGAACCACATCCCCAAGGAGATCGGCCACGAGAAGCACCGGGACTGGGCCAGCTCTCAg CTGGCGGCCACCTGCAACGTGGAGCACTCACTCTTCATTGACTGGTTCAGCGGACACCTCAACTTCCAGATCGAGCACCA CCTCTTCCCCACAATGCCGAGGCACAACTATCACAGGGTGGCCCCACTGGTCAAGGCTCTGTGCACCAAGCACGGCCTCAGCTACGAGGTGAAGCCCTTCCTCACCGCCCTGGTGGACATCATCAG gtcccTGAAGAAGTCTGGCGACATCTGGCTGGAAGCCTACCTCCACCAGTGA
- the FADS3 gene encoding fatty acid desaturase 3 isoform X4, whose translation MGGVGEPGRGPAQPRAPLPTFRWEQIRPHNLPGDKWLVIERRVYDISRWAQRHPGGSRLIGHHGAEDATDAFHAFHQDLSFVRKFLQPLLIGELAPEEPSQDGPQNAQLVEDFRALRQAVKDMKMFEAKPAFFALLLGHILAMEVLAWLTIYLLGPGWVPSTIAALILVISQAQSWYLQHDLGHMSVFRKSQWNHVAQQFVMGQLKGFSAHWWNFRHFRHHAKPNIFYKDPDVTVAPVFLLGELSIEYGKKKRRYLPYNCQHLYFFLIGPPLLVLVNFEVENLAYVLMYMRWTAQSGVRTCPPEAHQAEGWMTLVPPPGYLESSALLHPPLQDLLWAASFYARFFLSYIPFYGVPGALLLFVAVR comes from the exons ATGGGTGGCGTCGGGGAGCCCGGCCGGGGACCCGCGCAGCCGAGGGCGCCTCTGCCCACCTTCCGCTGGGAGCAGATCCGCCCGCACAACCTGCCGGGCGACAAGTGGCTGGTCATCGAGCGTCGCGTCTACGACATCAGCCGCTGGGCACAGCGGCACCCCGGGGGCAGCCGCCTCATCGGCCACCACGGCGCTGAGGACGCCACG GACGCCTTCCACGCCTTTCACCAGGACCTCAGTTTCGTGCGCAAGTTTCTGCAGCCCCTGCTGATTGGAGAGCTGGCCCCGGAGGAGCCCAGCCAGGACGGACCCCAGAAT GCCCAGCTTGTCGAGGACTTCCGAGCCCTGCGCCAGGCTGTCAAGGACATGAAGATGTTTGAGGCCAAGCCCGCCTTCTTCGCTCTCCTGCTGGGCCACATCCTGGCCATGGAGGTGCTCGCCTGGCTCACCATCTACCTCCTTGGCCCCGGCTGGGTGCCTAGCACCATCGCTGCCCTCATCCTGGTCATCTCCCAG gccCAGAGCTGGTATCTGCAGCACGACCTGGGCCACATGTCTGtcttcaggaagtcccagtggaacCATGTGGCCCAGCAGTTTGTGATGGGGCAGCTGAAG ggcttCTCTGCACACTGGTGGAACTTCCGCCACTTCCGGCACCACGCCAAGCCCAACATCTTCTACAAGGACCCAGATGTGACCGTGGCGCCTGTCTTCCTGCTGGGGGAGTTGTCCATCGAG TATGGCAAGAAGAAGCGCAGATACCTACCCTACAACTGCCAGCACCTGTACTTCTTCCTGA TTGGCCCACCGCTGCTCGTTCTGGTGAACTTTGAAGTGGAAAATCTGGCGTATGTGCTGATGTACATGCGGTGGACG GCCCAGAGTGGAGTGAGGACATGTCCACCCGAGGCACATCAAGCAGAAGGCTGGATGACCCTGGTTCCCCCTCCTGGCTACCTCGAgtcctctgccctcctccaccctcctctgCAGGACTTGCTCTGGGCGGCCAGCTTCTACGCTCGCTTCTTCCTGTCTTACATCCCCTTCTACGGTGTTCCTGGGGCGCTGCTCCTCTTCGTGGCTGTCAG atga